The following DNA comes from Alienimonas californiensis.
GGCCTGTGCGCGGGGTGGCTGATCGTCACCGCCCCGAAGGCTCGTCTCAAGGCGACGTGGCCGTGGTTGCTGCCGGGGGCGCTGTTCGTGGCCTACGCGGTCGCCTCGACGACGTGGTCGCCGCTGCGGCGGATGTCGCTGTTCCAGGCGGGCACGCTGGGCTCGCTGTATCTGACGGCGGTCGCCGTCGCGCTGTATGCGCCGCAGGCGAACTTCTCCCGCGTCCTGCGGACCTTCGCCGTCGTCCTGCTGCTGATTTCCGCCGGGCTGCTGGCCGCCCGCGTCGTCGCCCCGGACCTGGCGGTGATGAAGCGGGAGGGGGTCTCGCTGTTTCACGCCACCAACACCGCGGCGACGGCCTCGCTGGGGATGATCCTCACGGTCGCCGCCCGATTGGGGTGGGGGTGGCTTTGGACGAAGCGGCTGTGGCCGGTCGCGGTCCCGCTGCACGCCGCGGTCCTGGCGATCTCCTCGAACCGGATGGCGCTGGTCCTCACCCTGCTGGCGGTGGCGGCGGTCGTGTTCGTCCGGCTGGGGCTTCGCTGGCAGCTGACCGCGGCGGTCGTCGCGGCGGCGCTGGGCACGTCGTATCTCGCCGTCGACCCCAGCCTCGACGCGGTCGACAGCGTCGCCGAATCG
Coding sequences within:
- a CDS encoding O-antigen ligase family protein; the encoded protein is MTVLLFWAALAAFFTFTLGKGIDPNRSVDWVALVKLAIRAGAGLCAGWLIVTAPKARLKATWPWLLPGALFVAYAVASTTWSPLRRMSLFQAGTLGSLYLTAVAVALYAPQANFSRVLRTFAVVLLLISAGLLAARVVAPDLAVMKREGVSLFHATNTAATASLGMILTVAARLGWGWLWTKRLWPVAVPLHAAVLAISSNRMALVLTLLAVAAVVFVRLGLRWQLTAAVVAAALGTSYLAVDPSLDAVDSVAESVGDFMSRGQTRGQLKKLSGREEMWTKMWASYQEAPALGHGYFVTSKTGVMHVWYKKGNFTAHNLLLQVLVTCGAVGMTLWLAGFAAVPALAAFRLLREPRLRGVAALAGLLGLWVFGWGLTNESFMGPLQPESVLYFFLYGLVVGSAAGLRKREHASPARFVEPIGAAA